The Mytilus galloprovincialis chromosome 4, xbMytGall1.hap1.1, whole genome shotgun sequence genome contains a region encoding:
- the LOC143071362 gene encoding purine nucleoside phosphorylase LACC1-like — translation MDKKTVLIDSFDGYKIDNVDELIDSTDDLLLIQISKDNNTEQNSRLTVIKDSSRLGAFYRVKIRMDSNMYSDITILCSKAKANLWFTICKEILSTAYKWEIKTGDEYVPIYDESYYTEIQAFVSSYQTKDEVEILKSNIIDDKFIHGFSTRKGGLSTAKGVSSLNMTAANIKRDTEMIGRENIRRLGTKAGFNPKSFLRARAVHGNTVYVVGKEEPKDGYDCIISNQKDITVAAPGADCVTMIFADHETPAFGACHSGWKGTLAKACIETVKKMQDEYGSKLENIRVALGPSIGPCCLEFAEEDAALFKSINENSIIRKEGKAKPFIDLHLVNRTLLETHGIKPSNIDDKSATLCTSCHPELFFSYRRDGIPFGNQVGFIALK, via the coding sequence ATGGACAAGAAAACTGTTTTGATTGATAGTTTTGATGGATACAAAATTGATAATGTTGATGAATTAATTGACAGCACTGATGACCTATTACTGATACAAATTTCGAAAGACAACAACACAGAACAAAATTCCAGATTGACTGTTATTAAAGACTCATCCAGATTAGGGGCATTCTACCGAGTTAAAATACGGATGGATTCAAACATGTATTCAGATATTACAATACTTTGTTCTAAAGCAAAAGCAAATTTGTGGTTTACTATTTGCAAGGAGATACTTTCAACAGCATACAAATGGGAAATTAAAACAGGAGATGAATATGTACCCATTTACGACGAAAGCTATTATACCGAAATTCAGGCTTTCGTATCCTCTTATCAAACAAAAGATGAAGTAGAAATTTTGAAGTCTAACATCATAGACGACAAATTTATCCACGGCTTCTCAACAAGGAAAGGTGGACTTTCAACGGCAAAAGGAGTTTCATCTTTGAATATGACAGCGGCTAACATCAAACGTGATACGGAAATGATCGGTAGAGAAAATATCCGCCGCCTTGGTACGAAAGCAGGATTCAATCCTAAAAGCTTTCTTCGCGCCCGTGCAGTTCATGGCAATACCGTGTATGTTGTTGGTAAAGAAGAACCCAAAGACGGGTATGACTGTATTATATCAAATCAGAAAGATATTACAGTTGCTGCACCAGGAGCCGACTGTGTAACTATGATATTTGCTGACCACGAAACTCCTGCATTTGGAGCATGCCATTCTGGTTGGAAAGGGACACTGGCAAAAGCTTGCATCGAAACAGTCAAGAAAATGCAAGATGAATATGGTTCAAAATTAGAGAACATACGAGTGGCACTTGGACCTAGTATTGGTCCATGCTGTTTAGAATTTGCGGAAGAGGATGCAGCTTTGTTCAAAAGCATAAACGAAAACAGCATCATAAGAAAGGAAGGTAAAGCCAAGCCGTTTATAGACTTGCATCTAGTGAACCGGACACTTCTAGAAACTCATGGTATTAAACCATCTAATATAGATGATAAAAGTGCAACACTGTGTACATCTTGTCATCCGGAGTTATTTTTCTCTTATAGAAGAGATGGTATTCCTTTTGGAAATCAAGTTGGATTTATTGCACTTAAGTGA
- the LOC143071361 gene encoding uncharacterized protein LOC143071361 has product MASTTANTSSTPGAEPETEPETEPEASAVEIIVPPVALAFCGILVLLTLYILTKKIRCCRRDKRIHCNDKLQEVDNTFLFLEDFESERNDIPKDPFFTEYEVHALGLMSHFQNSVRKLVFISVPPLLGLIFCPMTLFIYSPMANYFWPSDSSTPNINDALGCFLVPAGMVYAITFGYAIEEVQQKHFELRDRLSEEVVLSREIICMVNQIEAISLKARQKLCRILKTNIMNRILQAQNNFDGVDENVNVWEIADILNYSSMKQTATTKALLRVVFENVHRLFSLIPDNGPLHEHINPLQWILLETLGGFTFLGMLMVKAQSYRMELTICLISVISITLLVFTVSDLDSPFDGFFRIDLSPMEAVVCDLYKEYRSILPSKSASNNQMKLKSSFAPFGKMDKS; this is encoded by the exons ATGGCAAGTACCACTGCAAACACGTCATCTACTCCTGGAGCTGAACCAGAAACAGAACCAGAAACAGAACCGGAAGCTTCTGCAGTAGAAATTATTGTTCCACCAGTTGCACTAGCATTCTGTGGAATTCTGG ttttgcTGACGTTATACATACTTACTAAAAAGATCAGATGTTGCAGACGAGACAAACGCATACACTGCAACGACAAACTTCAAGAGGTGGACAACACATTCTTATTTCTCGAGGACTTTGAATCCGAAAGGAACGATATACCAAAAGATCCTTTCTTCACGGAATATGAAGTTCACGCTTTGGGGCTTATGTCCCATTTCCAAAACAGCGTCAGAAAACTTGTATTTATTTCAGTTCCGCCATTATTAGGCTTAATATTTTGTCCtatgacattgtttatatatTCACCGATGGCAAACTACTTCTGGCCAAGTGATTCATCCACTCCAAACATAAACGATGCCCTTGGGTGTTTTCTGGTTCCTGCTGGTATGGTATATGCCATAACTTTTGGCTATGCAATCGAAGAAGTTCAACAGAAGCATTTTGAATTACGAGATAGATTGTCGGAAGAAGTTGTTTTGTCAAGAGAAATCATCTGCATGGTCAATCAAATTGAAGCTATATCATTGAAAGCCCGCCAAAAGCTTTGTCGCATATTGAAGACTAACATTATGAATAGGATATTGCAAGCTCAGAACAATTTTGACGGCGTCGACGAAAATG TAAATGTATGGGAAATAGCAGATATTCTAAATTATAGCAGCATGAAACAGACAGCAACTACAAAAGCACTTTTACGGGTGGTATTTGAAAATGTACACCGCCTGTTCTCTTTGATTCCAGACAACGGACCATTGCACGAACACATTAACCCACTGCA ATGGATCTTATTAGAAACTTTGGGTGGCTTTACATTTCTTGGCATGTTGATGGTGAAGGCACAGTCGTACAGAATGGAATTAACCATATGTTTGATCAGTGTGATATCGATCACACTATTGGTATTTACAGTCAGTGACCTTGACAGCCCCTTTGATGGATTCTTTAGAATCGATCTTTCTCCAATGGAAGCTGTGGTGTGTGACCTTTACAAGGAGTATAGGAGCATACTACCAAGTAAATCCGCCTCGaacaatcaaatgaaattaaagtcGTCTTTTGCACCGTTTGGAAAAATGGATAAGAGTTAA